In one window of Nicotiana tabacum cultivar K326 chromosome 12, ASM71507v2, whole genome shotgun sequence DNA:
- the LOC107807959 gene encoding isoflavone reductase homolog A622-like has translation MVVSEKSKILIIGGTGYIGKYLVETSAKSGHPTFVLIRESTLVNPEKSKLIDTFKSYGVTLLFGDISNQESLLKAIKQVDVVISTVGGQQFADQVNIIKAIKEAGNIKRFLPSEFGFDVDHAHAIEPAASLFALKVKIRRMIEAEGIPYTYVICNWFADFFLPNLGQLEAKTPPRDKVVIFGDGNPKAIYVKEEDIATYTMKAVDDPRTLNKTLHMRPPANILSFNEIVSLWEEKIGKTLEKLYLSEEDILHIVQEGPMPLRVNLAICHSVFVNGDSANFEIQPSTGVEATELYPKVKYTTVDEYYNKFV, from the exons ATGGTTGTATCAGAGAAAAGCAAGATCTTAATAATTGGAGGCACAGGCTACATAGGAAAATACTTGGTGGAGACAAGTGCAAAATCTGGGCATCCAACTTTCGTTCTTATCAGAGAAAGCACACTCGTAAACCCCGAGAAATCAAAACTCATCGACACATTCAAGAGTTATGGGGTTACGCTACTTTTT GGAGATATATCCAATCAAGAAAGCTTACTCAAGGCAATCAAGCAAGTTGATGTGGTGATTTCCACTGTCGGAGGACAGCAATTTGCTGATCAAGTGAACATCATCAAAGCAATTAAAGAAGCTGGAAATATCAAG AGATTTCTTCCTTCAGAATTTGGATTCGATGTGGATCATGCCCATGCAATTGAGCCAGCTGCATCACTCTTCGCTCTCAAGGTAAAAATTAGGAGGATGATAGAGGCAGAAGGAATTCCATACACATATGTAATCTGCAATTGGTTTGCAGATTTCTTCTTGCCCAACTTGGGGCAGTTAGAGGCCAAAACCCCTCCTAGAGACAAAGTTGTCATTTTTGGCGATGGAAATCCCAAAG CAATATATGTGAAGGAAGAAGACATAGCAACATACACTATGAAAGCAGTAGATGATCCACGGACATTGAATAAGACTCTTCACATGAGACCACCTGCCAATATCCTATCCTTCAACGAGATAGTGTCCTTGTGGGAGGAGAAAATTGGGAAGACCCTCGAGAAGTTATATCTATCAGAGGAAGATATTCTCCACATTGTACAAG AGGGACCTATGCCGTTAAGAGTCAATTTGGCCATATGCCATTCAGTTTTTGTTAATGGAGATTCTGCAAACTTTGAGATTCAACCTTCTACAGGTGTCGAAGCCACTGAGCTATATCCGAAAGTGAAATACACAACCGTCGACGAGTACTACAACAAATTTGTCTAG